AGCAGGGGGTGGTTTCCTCCTCCATTATCTGGAGTCTTTTTGAGAAAACAGAGATCTCCTGTGAGAGGAGTCATAGGGATGATGTCTTCTGCTCTTTGCATACGGGGGTGATCTGTACTCCGTTTGTTTTTCCTTCTCCTCCCCATCCCTTCCTCTCCGTGAGGGGCTTTTCACCAAGAGACGTTCTTGAACCGGTGGAAGGTTCCTGGTGTGTCTTGTACTAACCCTATCCCCAAAGGTTCTCCCATGTCTATCCACTCTCTGTGTGAAGTCTCTGCTACTTTCCCTCTCTCCTTGTGGGAAGATTCATGTTGAGATGGGTACTTCCGAGCTTGATAGAGACTAGTGGTCTCTGTTGGCTGATTCATGCGGTCACTTGCAATCTCCAGTCGGGGATTCTCTCTTGGTGATGGTTCAGGGGCTCGTGATGGACAATGTTCACTCTTGTGTGAAAGAAGCAGACAAATTGTGCAGTGGTTCTCTAGGCGCTCATATTCCAAGGTGATTTTGCTTTCTTCACCTGAGTCGAATTCTATTATAGTTTCTTTCACCAGTGGGTTGAGGCCGTTTACTGCCACTCTGACTCTTGCAGATGTCTTTGTCAGTTCGTGCTTCTCATAAGTTCCCAGCTCCTTTCCAATCCTGCATATCATGTCTTCATGCCAGAA
The DNA window shown above is from Brassica oleracea var. oleracea cultivar TO1000 chromosome C3, BOL, whole genome shotgun sequence and carries:
- the LOC106330978 gene encoding uncharacterized protein LOC106330978, producing the protein MARRLTAEEKGKYLATGFMEPQIKRIRALPLDTTTLIEENSRTLIGRLTNPTEQRLWALIPSLPRKWNAQGRVIGSNLGNTCFQFRFEKEEDPQRVLDNRPYHFGYWMVILEKWQPIIADTFPSTIPFWVKIKGLPLHFWHEDMICRIGKELGTYEKHELTKTSARVRVAVNGLNPLVKETIIEFDSGEESKITLEYERLENHCTICLLLSHKSEHCPSRAPEPSPRENPRLEIASDRMNQPTETTSLYQARKYPSQHESSHKERGKVAETSHREWIDMGEPLGIGLVQDTPGTFHRFKNVSW